In Ictalurus punctatus breed USDA103 chromosome 3, Coco_2.0, whole genome shotgun sequence, the following are encoded in one genomic region:
- the synpo2la gene encoding synaptopodin 2-like protein — MVVEEITIALSGGAPWGFRLQGGAEHQRPLQVAKVRKRSKACRAGLREGDELVSINESSCEPMSHAQAMNFIDSIPGSLRIRVKRAPAGFQSVVLVARAPSPRIDKEYRAALKAKSPSSSKVQQSSVQQAYYSSSMSQTVRSGVTSPFGSEAYYGEIDSDADVAAHDRQRKQKRRSPSNSPGKAGYTSPEMGEASEMSGYDSAPDIQGYTMLGHGSQEGTLPGVVRREVVYQPHPSGAWSSQTSTETSSMSADEQSSQDLVLEENCGSQEPANVPLVSPERAKGALRLSSHVQLVPMVGPVDKPVDEELTKTYMDKAKQAKLNRGDTPQDKQVKEARKKCRTIASLLTDAPNPHSKGVLMFKKRRQRSKKYTLTSYGSVDEDMQEDSQEEDGNFLGSESEVDEEGFSAAPDPTWDSDYLDILEKRSASRGLEGNEAKDSLSAGLSDTTGRGAKLFEQQRKRAKDYDKKISVTQAQQSLIQSQTQPEIQTQEIQTQPSNLSVQVKHQMKLGIQPPPVPPKPTIPPELMMQEEACAFKTQITGSPPQVTPCTINEHTASITVPVHTLVPMSDQPITAALATMPPPTAPLPELPASSVLNRTARPFAPGFISHRAATAPVMFRPNIAKKTPRPVSVALMAPRATPSDEKVIDVPSTSFTVSQISAVVPAEVSSTLIPVPTEPLPYPATPDPAASLTPHPPSSIDNIQPSITQIIVPDSSVPASVITATPPAGLTDPTTITSIVSSQSTATEPSVIPAAHKISTAPATPVSSMTLLPPEGYREKATEIAPVVGGKTGILQEARRRSANKPLFKVLESKKNSPNPELLSMVQNLDERHKQEYTEPVSIAQDSYNFDDRRGRIAPPVAPKPRIIPEISQIPKAEGKGAELFARRQNRRDLFVIDSPQSHTQQQQYTQPQSAMAMIHPCEPSSWKYSPNVRAPPPIGYNPLLSPSCPLGLQRGGAKSSERNSKVGKSGHGMQKEGIRAIDFMRRQPYQLNSAMFRFGGDSSTQSIGPSYQRQPQVGHTLTQPRAVPVKAARVYEIKRFSTPTPMSAPTINPTVIAPRAQTTLAEPLCRSDMTSPTPSPVSPPPQHAPVTTAMSTRAPGLPELPKISATPIFLPTPYTPQASLSSMSSLSCNGLQATKQFKSAPELSSLPPIPLKPTVQAPKPRFIATRVGIQPHVWRPGAM, encoded by the exons atggtggtggaggaaATCACCATTGCGCTCTCCGGTGGAGCACCATGGGGCTTCAGACTTCAGGGGGGAGCGGAGCACCAGAGACCACTGCAGGTTGCCAAG GTGCGCAAGCGCAGCAAGGCATGCAGGGCTGGACTGCGAGAGGGGGATGAGCTGGTGTCCATCAATGAGAGCTCCTGTGAGCCTATGTCCCATGCTCAAGCCATGAACTTCATTGATAGCATCCCTGGATCACTGCGCATTCGGGTAAAGAG GGCACCGGCTGGATTCCAGTCGGTGGTTTTGGTAGCCCGAGCACCTTCTCCCCGCATCGATAAAGAGTACCGAGCTGCTCTAAAGGCCAAATCTCCATCCAGCTCCAAAGTGCAGCAGTCTAGTGTTCAACAAGCATACTACAGCTCATCGATGTCTCAGACTGTCCGCAGTGGCGTCACCTCCCCATTTGGCAGTGAGGCCTACTATGGAGAGATAGACAGTGATGCAGATGTGGCAGCCCATGACCGTCAACGTAAGCAGAAGCGCCGCAGCCCCAGTAACTCCCCAGGAAAAGCAGGCTACACTTCTCCTGAAATGGGAGAAGCCTCTGAGATGAGTGGCTATGACAGTGCACCAGATATCCAGGGCTACACCATGCTGGGGCATGGCTCTCAAGAGGGCACCCTGCCTGGCGTGGTTCGCCGTGAGGTGGTGTACCAGCCCCATCCATCTGGAGCCTGGTCCTCCCAGACCTCCACTGAGACCTCATCCATGAGTGCAGATGAGCAGAGTTCTCAGGACCTGGTATTGGAGGAGAACTGTGGGTCCCAGGAGCCTGCTAATGTACCACTGGTGTCTCCGGAGAGAGCGAAGGGGGCGCTTAGGCTGAGCTCCCATGTCCAGTTGGTACCCATGGTGGGGCCAGTTGATAAACCAGTGGACGAGGAGCTCACAAAAACCTACATGGATAAAGCAAAACAAGCCA aATTGAACCGTGGTGATACACCTCAAGACAAGCAGGTGAAGGAGGCCCGGAAAAAGTGTCGCACCATTGCCTCTCTGCTGACTGACGCACCTAACCCCCACTCCAAGGGTGTCCTGATGTTCAAAAAACGCCGTCAGCGCTCCAAAAAGTACACATTGACTAGTTACGGTAGTGTAGATGAGGACATGCAAGAAGACTCTCAAGAGGAGGACGGCAACTTCCTTGGAAGTGAATCCGAGGTGGATGAGGAGGGGTTCAGTGCAGCACCTGATCCCACATGGGACAGTGACTACCTGGATATTCTGGAGAAGAGATCAGCATCTAGAGGCCTGGAAGGAAACGAAGCGAAGGATTCTCTGAGCGCTGGCCTGAGTGACACCACAGGGAGAGGGGCAAAGCTGTTTGAGCAGCAGAGGAAGAGAGCTAAGGATTATGACAAGAAAATTTCTGTCACTCAGGCACAACAGAGTCTGATACAGAGCCAAACCCAGCCTGAAATCCAAACACAAGAAATACAGACACAACCATCAAATTTGTCTGTACAGGTAAAACACCAAATGAAACTTGGAATCCAGCCACCACCAGTTCCACCAAAGCCCACCATACCACCAGAGCTGATGATGCAAGAGGAGGCTTGTGCTTTCAAGACACAAATCACAGGATCCCCACCTCAAGTAACCCCTTGCACTATTAATGAGCATACTGCCAGCATAACAGTACCAGTTCATACCCTGGTGCCTATGTCAGACCAACCAATAACTGCTGCATTGGCTACGATGCCTCCACCTACAGCTCCTCTGCCTGAGTTACCAGCTAGCTCAGTGTTGAACCGTACAGCTCGTCCATTTGCCCCCGGGTTCATCAGCCACAGAGCAGCTACAGCACCAGTCATGTTTCGCCCTAACATTGCTAAAAAGACTCCCAGGCCAGTCTCAGTGGCATTGATGGCTCCTCGTGCAACACCATCTGATGAGAAAGTTATAGATGTACCTTCAACCAGTTTCACAGTGAGCCAGATAAGTGCTGTTGTTCCTGCTGAGGTGTCCTCCACATTAATCCCTGTGCCCACTGAGCCTCTCCCATACCCTGCTACACCAGATCCTGCAGCCTCCCTTACTCCACATCCTCCTTCATCAATAGATAATATTCAGCCTTCTATCACACAGATTATAGTGCCTGATTCCTCTGTTCCTGCCAGTGTCATTACAGCTACTCCTCCTGCTGGTCTCACAGATCCCACTACCATAACCTCCATTGTATCCTCTCAGTCCACTGCCACTGAACCTTCAGTGATACCTGCTGCTCACAAAATTTCTACAGCACCTGCAACTCCGGTTAGCTCAATGACTCTTCTGCCTCCTGAAGGTTATCGAGAGAAAGCCACAGAGATAGCTCCTGTAGTGGGTGGGAAAACTGGCATCCTTCAGGAGGCTCGCCGCCGTAGTGCCAATAAGCCATTGTTCAAGGTGTTAGAGAGCAAGAAAAACTCACCCAATCCTGAGCTGCTGTCTATGGTACAGAATTTGGATGAGAGACATAAGCAAGAATACACGGAGCCTGTCTCTATTGCTCAGGATTCATACAACTTTGATGACAGGAGGGGACGGATCGCACCACCAGTGGCTCCTAAACCACGCATCATCCCAGAGATCTCTCAGATTCCTAAGGCAGAGGGTAAAGGTGCTGAGCTATTTGCACGAAGACAGAATCGCAGAGATCTCTTTGTGATAGATTCTCCTCAATCACAcactcagcagcagcagtataCACAGCCCCAGTCTGCTATGGCTATGATCCATCCATGTGAGCCTTCATCCTGGAAGTATTCTCCAAATGTCCGTGCTCCCCCACCCATTGGGTACAACCCTCTCCTGTCCCCTTCTTGTCCCCTGGGATTACAACGTGGAGGAGCAAAGAGTTCTGAAAGAAACTCCAAGGTGGGTAAGAGTGGTCATGGAATGCAGAAGGAAGGTATCAGGGCCATAGACTTCATGAGACGGCAGCCTTATCAACTCAACTCAGCCATGTTCAGATTTGGAGGTGACTCAAGCACACAGTCCATAGGTCCCTCCTACCAGAGGCAGCCACAGGTGGGTCACACCTTAACCCAACCCAGGGCAGTACCCGTGAAGGCAGCACGAGTGTATGAGATCAAACGCTTCTCTACTCCTACTCCTATGTCAGCTCCAACAATCAACCCTACAGTGATTGCCCCACGTGCACAAACCACTCTGGCTGAACCCCTGTGTCGCTCTGACATGACCTCCCCTACCCCATCACCTGTTTCTCCTCCACCTCAGCATGCACCTGTAACTACTGCCATGTCTACACGAGCTCCAGGTTTGCCAGAACTCCCTAAAATCTCTGCCACTCCCATATTTCTTCCTACCCCATACACACCCCAGGCTTCTCTTTCCAGCATGTCAAGCCTAAGTTGCAATGGTCTCCAGGCTACCAAACAGTTCAAGAGTGCTCCAGAACTAAGTTCCCTGCCACCAATCCCCCTGAAGCCTACAGTCCAGGCACCCAAGCCACGCTTTATTGCTACACGGGTGGGCATACAGCCTCATGTCTGGAGGCCTGGAGCTATGTAG